In a genomic window of Acidimicrobiales bacterium:
- a CDS encoding hydrogenase maturation nickel metallochaperone HypA: MHELGLCAAIVQRVEERAGDRPVARVRVRVGRLHHVHPDAFEQSFLVAAQGGVAEAATPELVLLPVRARCRACGEESEADEQILACPACGAVEVVVTGGDELVLESIEYRG, from the coding sequence GTGCACGAGCTGGGCCTGTGCGCGGCGATCGTCCAGCGGGTGGAGGAGCGCGCCGGGGACCGGCCCGTCGCCCGCGTGCGGGTGCGGGTCGGCCGCCTCCACCACGTCCACCCCGACGCCTTCGAGCAGTCGTTCCTCGTGGCCGCCCAGGGCGGGGTGGCCGAGGCGGCCACGCCCGAGCTCGTGCTCCTGCCCGTGCGGGCCAGGTGCCGGGCCTGCGGCGAGGAGTCCGAGGCCGACGAGCAGATCCTCGCCTGCCCGGCCTGCGGCGCCGTCGAGGTCGTGGTCACCGGCGGCGACGAGCTCGTCCTCGAGTCGATCGAGTACCGGGGGTAG
- the hypD gene encoding hydrogenase formation protein HypD produces the protein MRFVDEYRDPAAARALVARITDLAAGEPFKFMEVCGGHTHTIYRHGIEHVLPRNVELVHGPGCPVCVIPMGRVDDAIAVAETPGVLFTSFGDMMRVPGGRGSLLEAKARGADVRFVYSPLDALRLAEEHPDRQVVFFAVGFETTAPSTAVTLLKARASGVRNFSVFCNHVTIVPPIRAILESPDLRLDGFLGPGHVSTVVGNRPYRFVPKEYGKPLVTAGFEPLDVLQAIAMLLAQVREGRCEVENQYTRIVRDEGNPRALAVLAEVFELRPHFEWRGLGFISQSALRLRPAFADWDAEARFDVPGVRVADPKACQCGEVLKGVIKPWECKVFGTACTPETPIGTCMVSSEGACAAYYNFGRLHREAAVALGRASA, from the coding sequence GTGAGGTTCGTCGACGAGTACCGCGACCCGGCCGCCGCCAGGGCCCTCGTGGCGAGGATCACCGACCTCGCCGCCGGCGAGCCGTTCAAGTTCATGGAGGTGTGCGGCGGCCACACCCACACGATCTACCGGCACGGCATCGAGCACGTCCTGCCCCGCAACGTCGAGCTCGTCCACGGCCCCGGCTGCCCCGTCTGCGTGATCCCGATGGGCCGGGTGGACGACGCCATCGCCGTGGCCGAGACGCCGGGCGTGCTGTTCACCTCGTTCGGCGACATGATGCGCGTCCCCGGGGGGCGGGGCAGCCTGCTCGAGGCGAAGGCGAGGGGCGCGGACGTGCGCTTCGTCTACTCGCCGCTCGACGCGCTGCGCCTCGCCGAGGAGCACCCCGACCGGCAGGTGGTGTTCTTCGCCGTCGGGTTCGAGACGACGGCGCCGTCGACGGCCGTGACCCTGCTGAAGGCGAGGGCCTCGGGCGTGCGGAACTTCAGCGTGTTCTGCAACCACGTCACGATCGTCCCGCCCATCAGGGCCATCCTCGAGTCCCCCGACCTCCGCCTCGACGGGTTCCTCGGCCCGGGGCACGTGTCGACGGTGGTCGGCAACCGGCCCTACCGGTTCGTGCCGAAGGAGTACGGCAAGCCGCTCGTCACCGCCGGGTTCGAGCCCCTCGACGTGCTCCAGGCCATCGCCATGCTGCTCGCCCAGGTCAGGGAGGGCCGCTGCGAGGTCGAGAACCAGTACACGCGGATCGTCCGCGACGAGGGCAACCCCCGGGCGCTCGCCGTGCTGGCCGAGGTGTTCGAGCTGCGCCCCCACTTCGAGTGGCGGGGCCTCGGGTTCATCTCCCAGAGCGCGCTGCGCCTCCGCCCGGCCTTCGCCGACTGGGACGCCGAGGCCCGCTTCGACGTGCCCGGCGTGCGGGTGGCCGACCCCAAGGCCTGCCAGTGCGGCGAGGTGCTGAAGGGCGTGATCAAGCCCTGGGAGTGCAAGGTCTTCGGCACGGCGTGCACGCCGGAGACGCCGATCGGGACGTGCATGGTGTCCTCCGAGGGCGCCTGCGCCGCCTACTACAACTTCGGCCGGCTCCACCGCGAGGCGGCCGTCGCGCTGGGCCGGGCGTCGGCCTAG
- a CDS encoding DUF6084 family protein → MRDLAVQVVDGRAEPYAAAPTIVLRLSVTEPSGEPVHAIALRAQVRIEPQRRRYSDTEGDRLLEMFGERGRWGESLRPFAWCHVSTTVPAFTGCTEVDLPVPVTYDFEVAGAKYLHALEEGEVPLVLLFNGTVFSRRGDGLAVEPVPWHVEAPYRLPVSVWRDVMDLYFPNSGWIRLQRDTIDALARYKAERALPSWEQVVEQLLKEAGA, encoded by the coding sequence GTGAGGGACCTGGCCGTGCAGGTCGTGGACGGCCGGGCCGAGCCGTACGCGGCCGCGCCGACCATCGTCCTGCGCCTGTCGGTCACCGAGCCGAGCGGCGAGCCCGTCCACGCCATCGCCCTGCGCGCCCAGGTCAGAATCGAGCCGCAGCGCCGCCGCTACTCCGACACCGAGGGCGACCGCCTGCTCGAGATGTTCGGCGAGCGGGGCCGGTGGGGCGAGTCGCTGCGCCCGTTCGCCTGGTGCCACGTGAGCACGACCGTCCCCGCCTTCACCGGCTGCACGGAGGTCGACCTCCCCGTGCCCGTCACCTACGACTTCGAGGTGGCCGGGGCCAAGTACCTCCACGCGCTGGAGGAGGGCGAGGTGCCGCTCGTGCTGCTGTTCAACGGCACCGTGTTCTCCCGGCGGGGCGACGGGCTCGCCGTCGAGCCGGTGCCGTGGCACGTGGAGGCGCCGTACCGCCTGCCCGTGTCGGTGTGGCGGGACGTGATGGACCTGTACTTCCCGAACAGCGGGTGGATCCGCCTCCAGCGGGACACGATCGACGCGCTCGCCCGCTACAAGGCGGAGCGGGCCCTCCCGTCCTGGGAGCAGGTCGTGGAGCAGCTGCTGAAGGAGGCCGGGGCGTGA
- a CDS encoding hydrogenase maturation protease, whose protein sequence is MTRTLVAGIGNVFNGDDGFGPEVARRLLDRPLPDGVRVEDYGIRGVHLAYELLDGYDLVVLVDALPRGEAPGTVYVLEPEVDVDAAPPLDAHRMDPRSVLAAVAGMGGEVGRLLLVGCEPADVEEGMGLSPPVAAAVDRAADVVDDLVSGREIR, encoded by the coding sequence GTGACGAGGACGCTCGTGGCCGGGATCGGCAACGTGTTCAACGGCGACGACGGCTTCGGCCCCGAGGTGGCGAGGCGCCTCCTCGACCGGCCCCTGCCCGACGGCGTGCGGGTGGAGGACTACGGCATCCGGGGCGTGCACCTGGCCTACGAGCTGCTCGACGGCTACGACCTCGTCGTGCTGGTGGACGCCCTGCCGAGGGGCGAGGCGCCCGGCACGGTCTACGTGCTCGAGCCCGAGGTCGACGTCGACGCCGCCCCGCCCCTCGACGCCCACCGCATGGACCCCCGCTCGGTGCTCGCCGCCGTGGCCGGGATGGGCGGCGAGGTCGGCCGCCTGCTGCTGGTCGGCTGCGAGCCGGCCGACGTCGAGGAGGGCATGGGCCTCTCCCCGCCGGTCGCGGCCGCCGTCGACCGGGCCGCCGACGTCGTGGACGACCTCGTCTCCGGAAGGGAGATCCGATGA
- a CDS encoding acetyl-CoA acetyltransferase — protein sequence MGSHGIRDRVAIVGMGCTPFGEHWDRSTDDLLIDAATDAYASAGVTPADVDAYWLGTMGSGLSGLTLSRALRLDNKPVTRVENMCATGSEALRNACYAVASGAFDVAMAVGVEKLKDSGYSGLVMSPIPSDGTVPEVTAPARFSLLAPAYAAKYGVDRDEMKDVLTRIAWKNHQNGARNPRAQFRKQVARETICGAPLVAGDLGVFDCSGVSDGSAAAVVVRAEDAHRYTDRPLYVKALSFVAGPATGNLDPSYDFTTFPEVVASAADAYRQAGVEDPRTELAMAEVHDCFTPTELVLMEDLGFAERGSAWKEVLAGTFDLDGDLPVNPDGGLKAFGHPIGASGLRMMFECWLQLRGEAPAERRVATVDRGRTLGLTHNLGGTPGECVSFVSVVGTEPSA from the coding sequence ATGGGATCGCACGGCATCCGTGACCGGGTCGCCATCGTCGGGATGGGGTGCACCCCGTTCGGCGAGCACTGGGACCGCTCGACCGACGACCTCCTGATCGACGCGGCGACGGACGCCTACGCGTCCGCCGGCGTGACCCCGGCCGACGTCGACGCCTACTGGCTCGGCACGATGGGCTCGGGCCTGTCCGGCCTCACGCTCAGCCGCGCCCTGCGCCTCGACAACAAGCCGGTCACACGGGTGGAGAACATGTGCGCCACCGGGTCGGAGGCGCTGCGCAACGCCTGCTACGCGGTCGCGAGCGGCGCCTTCGACGTGGCGATGGCCGTCGGGGTCGAGAAGCTCAAGGACTCGGGCTACTCGGGCCTCGTCATGTCGCCCATCCCCTCGGACGGCACCGTGCCCGAGGTGACGGCGCCGGCCCGGTTCAGCCTCCTCGCGCCCGCGTACGCGGCGAAGTACGGGGTCGACCGAGACGAGATGAAGGACGTGCTCACCAGGATCGCCTGGAAGAACCACCAGAACGGGGCCCGCAACCCGCGCGCCCAGTTCCGCAAGCAGGTGGCCAGGGAGACGATCTGCGGGGCGCCGCTCGTGGCCGGCGACCTCGGCGTGTTCGACTGCTCGGGCGTGTCCGACGGGTCGGCCGCGGCGGTCGTCGTGCGGGCCGAGGACGCCCACCGCTACACCGACCGGCCCCTCTACGTGAAGGCGCTGTCGTTCGTGGCCGGGCCGGCCACCGGCAACCTCGACCCGTCCTACGACTTCACCACGTTCCCCGAGGTGGTGGCGTCGGCGGCCGACGCCTACCGGCAGGCCGGCGTGGAGGACCCGAGGACCGAGCTGGCCATGGCGGAGGTGCACGACTGCTTCACGCCGACCGAGCTCGTGCTCATGGAGGACCTGGGCTTCGCCGAGCGGGGGTCGGCCTGGAAGGAGGTGCTGGCCGGCACGTTCGACCTCGACGGCGACCTGCCGGTCAACCCCGACGGCGGGCTCAAGGCCTTCGGCCACCCGATCGGCGCGTCCGGGCTGCGGATGATGTTCGAGTGCTGGCTCCAGCTGCGGGGGGAGGCGCCGGCCGAGCGCCGGGTGGCGACCGTCGACCGGGGCCGCACGCTCGGGCTCACCCACAACCTCGGCGGCACGCCGGGCGAGTGCGTGTCGTTCGTGTCGGTGGTGGGGACCGAGCCGAGCGCCTGA
- a CDS encoding HypC/HybG/HupF family hydrogenase formation chaperone — translation MCLGIPGRLVEMVDDNDHLARVEVAGVRRTINIGLLEDEGVGPGDWVLIHVGFAMSRIDEVEAARALEGLKLMGQGFDDEVALLRETAP, via the coding sequence GTGTGCCTCGGGATCCCCGGCCGGCTCGTGGAGATGGTCGACGACAACGACCACCTGGCGCGCGTCGAGGTCGCCGGCGTGCGCCGCACGATCAACATCGGGCTGCTGGAGGACGAGGGGGTCGGCCCCGGCGACTGGGTGCTCATCCACGTGGGGTTCGCCATGTCGAGGATCGACGAGGTCGAGGCGGCCAGGGCGCTGGAGGGGCTGAAGCTGATGGGCCAGGGCTTCGACGACGAGGTCGCGCTGCTGCGGGAGACGGCGCCGTGA
- a CDS encoding DUF5947 family protein yields the protein MNDPLAVLQRIRAGKPRPRPGECCDMCAQPVPDRHDHVVDLDARNLLCTCRGCWLLFTPGGAGGRRYRAVPDRYEVVEGFSVPGGWERLQVPVGVAFFFHNSTIGRVAGFYPSPAGATESLLPLDAWEDVVAANPVLATLAPDVEALLVRSTRDATTAYVVPIDACYELVGHLRRLWRGFDGGAEARAAVDDFFATVHGRAT from the coding sequence GTGAACGACCCGCTGGCCGTCCTCCAGCGCATCAGGGCCGGCAAGCCCCGGCCCCGGCCCGGCGAGTGCTGCGACATGTGCGCCCAGCCGGTGCCCGACCGGCACGACCACGTCGTCGACCTCGACGCGAGGAACCTGCTCTGCACCTGCCGGGGGTGCTGGCTGCTGTTCACCCCGGGGGGCGCCGGCGGGCGCCGGTACCGGGCCGTGCCCGACCGCTACGAGGTCGTCGAGGGCTTCTCCGTGCCGGGCGGCTGGGAGCGGCTCCAGGTGCCGGTGGGCGTGGCCTTCTTCTTCCACAACTCCACGATCGGGCGGGTGGCGGGCTTCTACCCGAGCCCGGCGGGGGCCACCGAGTCGCTCCTGCCCCTCGACGCCTGGGAGGACGTGGTCGCCGCCAACCCGGTGCTCGCCACCCTGGCCCCCGACGTCGAGGCCCTCCTCGTGCGGTCCACCAGGGACGCCACGACCGCCTACGTCGTGCCCATCGACGCCTGCTACGAGCTCGTCGGCCACCTGCGCCGGCTGTGGCGCGGCTTCGACGGCGGCGCCGAGGCCCGGGCCGCGGTGGACGACTTCTTCGCCACCGTGCACGGGCGGGCGACGTGA